From a region of the Branchiostoma floridae strain S238N-H82 chromosome 13, Bfl_VNyyK, whole genome shotgun sequence genome:
- the LOC118428596 gene encoding neutrophil cytosol factor 4-like — protein sequence MPRPIRSRSVRGATPDNVAVTAKIVDLEKRRGITNYYVYVTEVTLNNGSSYKIFRRYSQFDALQSDLLARFPIEAGDIDEKDRVLPSLPGTGAC from the exons ATGCCGAGGCCTATCAGAAGTAGAAG TGTCCGTGGGGCCACCCCAGACAACGTCGCAGTGACTGCCAAGATAGTTGACCTGGAGAAGAGAAGAGGCATCACCAACTACTAT GTGTATGTGACTGAGGTGACCCTGAACAACGGCAGTTCGTATAAGATCTTCCGCCGGTACAGCCAGTTCGACGCCCTGCAGAGCGATCTGCTGGCCAGGTTCCCCATCGAAGCTGGAGACATCGATGAGAAGGACAGGGTCCTGCCTTCCCTGCCTGGTACTGGGGCTTGTTAA